In Candidatus Hydrogenedentota bacterium, the sequence TAAGCGCAAGTTCGTTGCACTGGGAGCGGGGGGGGAGCGAGGCATTTAGCAAGGATGACCAGGATTTGCAGGATGGGGAGCGAAAAGCGTGAGTGGATTCGTGTGCGAAACGATGGAGTCGCGGGGCCGGGAAACCGCGAAAATGCAGTGTGAAGATGTGGGTGCTTCCGCGAAAGAGGGCAGTATATGCATAGGGGATAATTGTGGAGACGTGCGGTCGAGAGAGTGGCGCGGTCATGAGACCACGCCACAACAAGGGGGCGTCGATCGTCTGCCGACAAGTGTGTCGGCGGAGTGGTCCGCCTCGGCGGATCAGGAGTCCCCGCCACAACAAGTGGCTTTGCAGGAAAGGGAATGGGAAGCGTGGGGATTCACTGTGAAGCGAGGGAGTTGCGGGTTCTTGAGGCAAAGTTGAGAATGCAGCCTGTAATGCGATCGATTGGTAGTATGGTGAAGTTAGGCCAACCGTTGAGAGTGGTGCGGAGAAATCGGATGAGGTGTCAGCTCGGGGGAGGGGCAGTCATGAAGATATTCACTGGGGTAATGGCGTGTGTGCTTGTTTGCGGGGTGGCGGCGGCGCAGGACTTGGCGGGGTTGCCGGATCTGGATGTGCCGGCGATCAAGGCTGAGAATGCGTTGTGGGTGGAGAATCCGGTTGAGAAGCAGTTTCTGGCTTCGAAGACGGTGGTGGTCGCGGACCTGAAGGGTCCGGGGCGAATCGAGATGATGCATTTCGCGATGCCGGGTTCGTTGAAGTTGGGGCGTGAGGCGATTCTGCGGATCTATTGGGACGGGGCGCCGGAGCCGAGTGTGAATTGTCCGTTGGTGGATTTCTTCTGTAATCCGGCGGGACAGTACGATTCGGTGGAAACGGTCGTCTCGAATGTGCGGCGGGGGTTCAATTGTTATTGGCCGATGCCGTATCGGAAATCGGCGCGCGTGGAGGTCGTGTACGACGGCGATTTGGCGCCGGGGCCGGAGCTGCAGTCGAAGATGCCGTGTTATTCGTATGTGATGTATCGCAACTTGGATCAGGTTTCAGACAGCGCCGGTTACTTTCACGCGAATTGGCGTCAGGATGCGTTGCCTTTGGGGAAAGTTGCGTACACCGCGTTGGAGACATCGGGGAAGGGGAAGTTTGTGGGGTGGAGTGTGACGGTGCGTAAGCCGGGTTCGCCCGCTTATCTCGTGGACATGAACGAGATGTTCTATATCGACGGCGAAAGCAGTCCGTCCATTGAGTTGCAGGGGATTGAGGATTCGTTTGGTTTCAGTTGGGGGTTTCCGGAGACACAGAGCGAGTTTCTCGTGAGCGGTTATCGGAAGTATTTCCAGGGGGCAGCAGCGTACAAGTTCTTCGTGAACGATGCGATCCCGTTTGAGAAGTCGCTGCGAGTAGCCATCGATTTCGGGAAGAATGAGAACGAGACGATTAAGGGCATGGTCGGCGAGGAGGGGTATTATCACGAGTTTTCGAGCGTGTGTTATTGGTATCAGCAGACTCCGGCCGCAGTGGGGAACCTGCCGTCTCTGACAGAGCGTCAGCCCGCGCCCGACGACAATCCGGCGTGGCCGCTGAAGGAAGTGTTGCCATCGGAAAGCGAACTCCAGAAGCAGGGAACCGCGTTCTACATGCTCTGCGGGCGTGAAAAGAAAGAAGTCCTCTACGCTGAAGATGGTTTTTCGCTGGGGAAGGTTGACGGATACGGATACGCGGGGTGGCCTGGTCCGGTGTATCACACGCGCGCCAGCAAGGAGGTGTTGTCGATTGAATTGAAGGTGCCTGCTTCAGCGGCCGGGGTTCTGCGCCTCTATATTATTGACCCCGATGGATTCGGCGGAGGGCGCAAGGAAGCGATTCGTGTAGATGGAAAAGCACTGGGGGTGTTTGAAGGATTCAAACGCGGTCAATGGATCGAAATGCCGGTGGATGCTGCATCGACGCAAGACGGGACGGTGCTTGTGGAAGCGGAGAATTTGAATCCTGAGGGTAACGCGGTGATATCGATCCTGGAGTGGCGCAAGAAATGAGTACGAGCATGCGCAGATGGGCGCGGGTCTATGGCACGGCTATATGTGTCCTTGCGGCGTTCGTGGCTGGTGCCGATGAGTCCGCCTTGTCCGGGAAGAAGCTGGGGACGATATTCAACAACGACATCAATAACATCCTGTGGATGAGTTCGGGCAAGGACACAACCGTCGAGGAGTACCGGTATGCGGTGATGCGGATTCTGGATCTGAAGCCGGGAATACTGGCGCAGAATGTGGGGATGCCGGACCCCGTCATCTATCGCAGCAAGGTAGCGACGACGTGGGACAAGTACCATGCTGAGGTCACGAAAGCGGTGTGGCCAGAGACTTCGCCGGAAGACGCGGAACGGCAAGCGGCCGCCATGCGGCGGTTACTTGAGTTGGGTACGGACCCGCTTGCCATAACGATACAAGCCTGCCGGGAACGCGGAGTTCCCATTGTGGCCAGTTACCGCATGAACGCGGAAGATTTCTATCAGTGCGAGTTGGATTTGTCCGACTTCGATCGCGCGCACAAGGATTTGTGTATTCCGGGAAAGAACTGTCTGGACCCAGTGCATCCGGAGGTGTTCGCACATCGAATGGCGATCTTTACCGAAGTTGTAAGCGAGTACGACATCGACGGGATCGAATTTGATTTTCGACGTTGGTACAACATGATATCGGAGCCGCTGAAGAACTATCCGGTGCTGACGCGCATGGTGGCGGAGACACGTCATATGCTGGATGAAGCCGCAAAACGAAAGGGTCGAAAGCGTTTGTTGCTGGGGGTTCGCGTGGGGCCAATGCTGGAGGGGCCTTTTAAGAAAGAGGACTTCCCGGGTGCATACTATGGAGAGCCAACAAATGCGTCGTGTAAGAGCTTGGGCCTGGATGTAAGGACTTGGGTGGAGCAAGGGCTTGTGGACTACATCTGCCCGGCCCTGTTTTCTCCGATTGGCTTGCCTCGAACAAAGGAATTTGTGACTCTCACCAAGGGAACAGAGATAGGCGTGTATCCGACGATTTCGTATACGCCGCAATGGGCTCACTACGATGGTCCCAATCCCGAGGACGGCGACGCCATACGATTGCGGCATGTTCGAGCGATTGCCGATGAGGCGCTGGCATGTTACGACGAGGGCGCGGATGGTGTAAGTCTGTTCAATTGGTTCCCGCACCAATTTCCCGTGCCTGGGGCGGTGTATCAGGGGTGGGGCAGAAAACGGGAATGGGCTAGCACCTATACGCCCGAGTCGTTGGGATTCGGTTTGGTTCAGCAGTACATGCTTCCTAAGTTAGGAAGACCCGATGAGTTGCGAGCATGTCTCAAGGAAGATTTGCCCGCAATGCTGCGGGGTGGGGATATTGTGCCGGGCCATTGACAAGTAAGACAGCTTCGGAACTGAGGTGGGAGTTGCGCGATCCCTTCTTCGCGGATATGATGCATATAGAGTGCATAGACACCGGGCTGACAGGAGGGGATTCGTGGAGCGTTTGATGCTTCGTGATACTTTGGCGCGCATTGGGGAATTGCCGACGCTGCCAACGGTACTCAACAGTATATTGGATGCGTTGGCAGAGCCGGATACGTCCGCGTTGGACCTGGGACGCCTGATAGCTGCCGATCAGAGTCTATCGGCAACTTTGTTGCGGCAGGCGAATTCAGCATATTACGGCTTCTACCGGACCATCAGCAGCGTACCGAATGCGGTGGTGGTGCTGGGATTCCGGGATGTGCAGAATCTCGTGTTGACGGCTTCTGTTTTCCGAGCCTTTCCTTCTGAGGGTTCTGCCTACAACCGGAGCCAATTGTGGCGTCATTCCCTGGCGACGGCCATGCTTTGCGAGCGGCTGGCGAAGGCATTGCGCTTTTCCCCGGACGCGACATTCTTCAGTGCGGGGCTATTGCACGATATCGGCAAGGTCGCCTTGGACTCTATCTATCCGAAAGCGGTCTCCGAAATCGTGACACGCGCGCGTGATGAACGGCGGCCGGTGCGGGCGATTGAAAAAGAGGTCTTTGGACTTGACCACGCCGAGGTGGGAGGCGTGTTGGCCGAGCACTGGAATCTACCTACTGCTCTCGCCGAAGGTATTCGTTGGCATCATGACTCGGAATCCACGACGTCGGCCCAGCAGCTTGCGCGCATGGTGTCCGTCTCGAATCATTTCGCGTACCTCGCCGGGTTGGGTGAGACGGAGATGGATACTGAGATCGAAGTACCGACAGCGGCCATGCAGGCGCTTGGAGTCACGGAAGAAATGTCGTCGCTTCTCGTTGAAGAGATGCGCGGGGCGAACTCCCGCGTCGACGCCTTATTGGGAGCCATTGCCGAGGAAGCCTAAGAGAAATATCTAGCGGCTTAGTTCCCGCTCAATGGCTTGCCGAAGCGGTTCGAGGGTGGGCAAGTGCTCCGAGGGGTCCTCGAAATAGGATTGCGCCCACTGCAAAACCGTTTCAATGACGTTCACGCGCCACCGGGTTTCGGGGCGGCTTAATTCGTCCCGTAGATATAGAATGTCCCGAAGCAGACACTTGCGTTCGTCGCCGTCCAGAGGCGCAAACTCGGCTTCCTGTAGCAACTGCTCCATAAGAACCGGGACGTCGGCGAGCGCAGCCTCCAATTCGCCGGGCTGAGGCGGGAACCGCAGGTTGAATTCGTAGCGATTTTCCACTAAGTCAATCCCATTTGCGGTGATACGTGCGGCCGCAAACCAGGGTGGATTGTACCCAATCATCAATTCCACGAAACCTTTGTCGCCGAGATAGTGAATATTGGCGAGCAAATCTTCCCGGGGAACGGAGCCGTCCTCCAAAACGTCCTCCGGGGTCAGCATCTCAAGAGGGTCCTTGAGGTAGTGTTCGTAGAGTATGGTCAAAAGTCTACGGCGTACAGACTTGGGCGTGATTGTGGACATAGTGACGGGATTATAGCAGCCTGAGGCACACGACAAAAGGGGTGCAAGAGCGGCGGGGTAATGACGGGAGAAATTAAACTTGCATTACTCGATTATTTTGATATAGAATTTGCGAGATCCCGGTGAACTACAAGTCCAAGCGGACGTTGACTCAACGGTAGCACGGTGTTACCATCGCGCAATCCTTCCCAGGACTGGCGGCATAACTGAGAGCCGTGCTTAACCGTGTGCCGGGGACTTGTGTGCAGTGACACAAAAGGCAAAGCGATACGATTCGGAGGACGACGGAAATGCGAGTCTACGACGACGCCAGTTTTAGTATTGGAAACACCCCATTGGTCCACCTTCAGCGCATTGGCAAGGGTTTGAAGGCCAAAATCTTGGGTAAGATTGAGGGAAGGAACCCTGCTTATTCAGTGAAATGCCGGATAGGCGCGGCCATGATTTGGGACGCCGAGAAGCGGGGCGTACTCAA encodes:
- a CDS encoding DUF2961 domain-containing protein; amino-acid sequence: MKIFTGVMACVLVCGVAAAQDLAGLPDLDVPAIKAENALWVENPVEKQFLASKTVVVADLKGPGRIEMMHFAMPGSLKLGREAILRIYWDGAPEPSVNCPLVDFFCNPAGQYDSVETVVSNVRRGFNCYWPMPYRKSARVEVVYDGDLAPGPELQSKMPCYSYVMYRNLDQVSDSAGYFHANWRQDALPLGKVAYTALETSGKGKFVGWSVTVRKPGSPAYLVDMNEMFYIDGESSPSIELQGIEDSFGFSWGFPETQSEFLVSGYRKYFQGAAAYKFFVNDAIPFEKSLRVAIDFGKNENETIKGMVGEEGYYHEFSSVCYWYQQTPAAVGNLPSLTERQPAPDDNPAWPLKEVLPSESELQKQGTAFYMLCGREKKEVLYAEDGFSLGKVDGYGYAGWPGPVYHTRASKEVLSIELKVPASAAGVLRLYIIDPDGFGGGRKEAIRVDGKALGVFEGFKRGQWIEMPVDAASTQDGTVLVEAENLNPEGNAVISILEWRKK
- a CDS encoding HDOD domain-containing protein, which produces MERLMLRDTLARIGELPTLPTVLNSILDALAEPDTSALDLGRLIAADQSLSATLLRQANSAYYGFYRTISSVPNAVVVLGFRDVQNLVLTASVFRAFPSEGSAYNRSQLWRHSLATAMLCERLAKALRFSPDATFFSAGLLHDIGKVALDSIYPKAVSEIVTRARDERRPVRAIEKEVFGLDHAEVGGVLAEHWNLPTALAEGIRWHHDSESTTSAQQLARMVSVSNHFAYLAGLGETEMDTEIEVPTAAMQALGVTEEMSSLLVEEMRGANSRVDALLGAIAEEA